The Streptomyces sp. SS1-1 genome has a segment encoding these proteins:
- the rpe gene encoding ribulose-phosphate 3-epimerase, with protein sequence MAAQINPSILSADFARLADEAKAVDGADYLHVDVMDNHFVPNLTLGVPVVESLARATDTPLDCHLMIEAPDRWAPQYVEAGASSVTFHVEAAAAPVRLAREIRAKGARASMALKPATPIEPYEDLLPELDMLLVMTVEPGFGGQAFLDIMLPKIRRTRELISKHGLQLWLQVDGGVSESTIERCAEAGADVFVAGSAVYGADDPAEAVRALRARADEATRTAGWACGH encoded by the coding sequence ATGGCCGCGCAGATCAACCCCAGCATCCTGTCCGCCGATTTCGCCCGCCTCGCGGACGAGGCGAAGGCGGTCGACGGAGCCGACTACCTCCACGTCGACGTCATGGACAACCATTTCGTCCCGAACCTCACGCTCGGCGTGCCGGTCGTGGAGTCACTGGCCCGTGCGACGGACACCCCGCTGGACTGCCATCTGATGATCGAGGCGCCCGATCGCTGGGCACCGCAGTACGTCGAGGCAGGCGCATCCTCCGTCACCTTCCATGTCGAGGCCGCCGCCGCCCCCGTGCGGCTGGCCCGGGAGATCAGGGCCAAGGGCGCCCGTGCCTCCATGGCGCTCAAGCCGGCCACGCCCATCGAGCCCTACGAGGACCTGCTCCCCGAGCTCGACATGCTGCTGGTCATGACCGTCGAACCCGGCTTCGGCGGGCAGGCGTTCCTGGACATCATGCTTCCGAAGATCCGCCGCACCCGCGAGTTGATCAGCAAGCACGGTCTGCAGCTGTGGCTCCAGGTCGACGGCGGCGTGTCGGAGTCCACGATCGAGCGATGCGCCGAGGCCGGCGCCGACGTGTTCGTCGCCGGGTCGGCGGTCTACGGGGCCGACGACCCGGCGGAAGCGGTCCGCGCGCTGCGGGCCCGGGCCGACGAGGCCACCAGGACGGCCGGCTGGGCGTGCGGCCACTGA
- a CDS encoding RsmB/NOP family class I SAM-dependent RNA methyltransferase has translation MSDTSRRPRRPGKPYRRPQKDPVRILAFEALRAVDERDAYANLVLPPLLRKAREKGDFDGRDAALATELVYGTLRRQGTYDAVISACVDRPLREVDPPVLDVLSLGTHQLLGTRIPTHAAVSASVELARVVLGDGRAKFVNAVLRKVAQDDLDGWIERVAPPYDDDPEDHLSVVHSHPRWVVSALWDSLGGGRAGIERLLEADNERPEVTLVARPGRATTEELLAEEAAVPGRWSPYAVRLAEGGEPGAIEAVREGRAGVQDEGSQLVALAVANAPLEGPDRRWLDGCAGPGGKAALLGAVAAERGAMLVASEKQPHRAGLVARALAGNPGPYQVIAADGTRPAWRPGSFDRVLVDVPCTGLGALRRRPEARWRRRPEDLDGFGPLQRGLLRSALDAVRVGGIVGYATCSPHLAETRAVVDDVLKQRTGVELIDARGLLPGVPELGEGPDVQLWPHVHGTDAMYLALMRRVA, from the coding sequence GTGAGCGACACCTCTCGTCGGCCCCGCAGGCCCGGCAAGCCCTACCGTCGGCCCCAGAAGGACCCCGTCCGCATCCTCGCCTTCGAGGCGCTGCGCGCCGTGGACGAGCGGGACGCGTACGCCAACCTCGTGCTGCCGCCGCTGCTCCGCAAGGCGCGCGAGAAGGGCGACTTCGACGGCCGGGACGCCGCGCTCGCGACCGAGCTGGTCTACGGGACGCTGCGCCGGCAGGGCACGTACGACGCGGTCATCTCCGCCTGTGTGGACCGGCCGCTGCGTGAGGTGGACCCGCCGGTGCTCGACGTGCTGAGCCTCGGCACCCACCAGCTCCTCGGGACGCGCATCCCGACGCACGCGGCCGTGTCCGCCTCGGTGGAGCTGGCCCGGGTCGTGCTCGGTGACGGGCGTGCCAAGTTCGTCAACGCCGTGCTGCGCAAGGTCGCCCAGGACGACCTGGACGGATGGATCGAGCGGGTCGCCCCGCCCTACGACGACGACCCCGAGGACCACCTCTCCGTCGTGCACTCGCACCCGCGCTGGGTCGTCTCCGCGCTGTGGGACTCGCTCGGCGGCGGCCGGGCCGGGATCGAGCGACTGCTGGAGGCCGACAACGAGCGCCCCGAGGTGACGCTGGTCGCGCGGCCGGGCCGGGCCACGACCGAGGAGCTGCTGGCCGAGGAGGCCGCCGTGCCGGGCCGCTGGTCCCCGTACGCCGTGCGGCTCGCCGAGGGTGGGGAGCCCGGCGCGATCGAGGCAGTGCGCGAGGGGCGCGCGGGCGTGCAGGACGAGGGCAGTCAGCTCGTCGCGCTCGCGGTGGCCAACGCGCCGCTGGAGGGCCCCGACCGGCGCTGGCTCGACGGGTGCGCGGGACCCGGTGGCAAGGCGGCGCTGCTCGGCGCGGTGGCCGCCGAGCGCGGCGCGATGCTGGTGGCCTCCGAGAAGCAGCCGCACCGGGCCGGGCTCGTGGCCCGCGCGCTGGCCGGCAACCCGGGGCCCTACCAGGTGATCGCCGCCGACGGGACGCGGCCCGCGTGGCGGCCGGGCAGCTTCGACCGGGTGCTGGTGGACGTGCCGTGCACGGGTCTGGGCGCGCTGCGGCGCCGGCCCGAGGCGCGGTGGCGCCGGAGGCCCGAGGACCTCGACGGGTTCGGTCCGTTGCAGCGGGGTCTGCTGCGCAGCGCGCTGGACGCCGTACGGGTGGGCGGGATCGTCGGATACGCCACCTGCTCCCCGCACCTCGCGGAGACCCGGGCCGTCGTGGACGACGTCCTCAAGCAGCGCACCGGCGTCGAACTGATCGACGCGCGCGGTCTGCTGCCGGGCGTGCCCGAGCTGGGGGAGGGCCCCGACGTGCAGTTGTGGCCCCATGTGCACGGCACGGACGCGATGTATCTGGCGCTGATGCGGCGCGTGGCCTGA
- a CDS encoding MMPL family transporter: MTGTRGVAHLVCGRRAKWVVLVLWLVVLFVTAPLAQKLTDAQDNDAASWLPGSAESTQVLHLAENFRPEQIPAVVVYARDGGLTARDRADIAEDVAELKRLTAHGIRGAETRGPVFDRETDPRAAQVLVPITMDEDGWQRISSAVDSIRDVVGDGGAGLAVHITGPGGTSADFAEAFEGIDSTLLFAAMAVVIVMLLITYRSPSLLLVPLVSVIVALFTAQALIYLLARHGGLTVNGQSAGILTVLVFGAGTDYALLLVARYREELRRHDDRHEAMARALHRAGPAVIASGATVVVSMLVLLAAEMNSTSGLGPVAAIGVAVALLAMMSLFPALLVVFGRWIFWPVIPRLGSENPDDRGVWARLGRRISHRPRATWVATAVALAICSLGLIQLRAEGLSNADAFTDKPDSIAGQQVSARYFPAGSGDPLVIVSNKAQAVRVGRAVAETEGVVPTSLGLPPGTKPSWDGKVLFEATMSSPADSEAAKQTVERVRDAVHAVPDADAKVGGGTAALLDADRATTHDNILIIPLVLVVVLLILSVLLRALIAPLLLVGTVILSFTAALGISALAFRHVFDYAGEATDFPLFVFVFLVALGIDYNIFLTTRIREEATHQGTRPGVVTGLAATGAVITSAGLVLAGTFAALGTLPMVAFAEIGFTVALGVLLDTFIVRSVLVTSLFLDVGPAVWWPNRLEPAAPARE, from the coding sequence ATGACGGGGACGCGAGGCGTGGCACACCTGGTGTGCGGGCGGCGGGCGAAGTGGGTCGTGCTGGTCCTCTGGCTGGTGGTGCTGTTCGTGACGGCACCGCTGGCCCAGAAGCTGACGGACGCGCAGGACAACGACGCGGCGTCCTGGCTGCCGGGCTCCGCCGAGTCCACGCAGGTCCTGCACCTGGCCGAGAACTTCCGCCCGGAGCAGATCCCGGCGGTCGTGGTCTACGCCCGTGACGGCGGCCTGACGGCCCGGGACCGGGCGGACATCGCCGAGGACGTGGCCGAGCTCAAGCGGCTGACCGCCCACGGCATCCGGGGCGCCGAGACCCGCGGGCCGGTTTTCGACCGGGAGACCGACCCGCGCGCGGCCCAGGTCCTGGTGCCGATCACCATGGACGAGGACGGCTGGCAGCGCATCTCGTCGGCGGTCGACTCCATCCGGGACGTCGTCGGTGACGGCGGCGCCGGGCTCGCCGTGCACATCACGGGCCCCGGCGGCACGTCAGCGGACTTCGCCGAGGCGTTCGAGGGGATCGACTCCACGCTGCTGTTCGCGGCGATGGCGGTCGTCATCGTGATGCTGCTGATCACGTATCGCAGTCCGTCCCTGCTGCTGGTCCCGCTGGTCTCCGTGATCGTCGCCCTGTTCACCGCGCAGGCCCTCATCTACCTGCTCGCGCGGCACGGGGGCCTCACCGTGAACGGGCAGAGCGCGGGCATCCTGACGGTGCTGGTGTTCGGGGCCGGGACGGACTACGCCCTGCTGCTCGTCGCCCGCTACCGGGAGGAACTGCGCCGCCACGACGACCGCCACGAGGCGATGGCGCGCGCCCTGCACCGGGCCGGCCCGGCGGTGATCGCGTCCGGCGCGACCGTCGTGGTGAGCATGCTGGTGCTGCTCGCGGCCGAGATGAACTCCACCAGCGGGCTCGGCCCGGTGGCGGCGATCGGTGTCGCGGTGGCTCTGCTCGCGATGATGAGCCTGTTCCCGGCGCTGCTGGTCGTCTTCGGCCGCTGGATCTTCTGGCCCGTGATCCCGCGGCTCGGCTCGGAGAACCCCGACGACCGGGGCGTCTGGGCGCGGCTCGGCCGCCGTATCTCCCACCGGCCGCGGGCGACCTGGGTGGCCACGGCCGTCGCGCTCGCGATCTGCTCGCTCGGCCTCATCCAGCTGCGCGCGGAGGGCCTGAGCAACGCCGACGCGTTCACGGACAAGCCGGACTCGATCGCCGGCCAGCAGGTCTCGGCCCGGTACTTCCCGGCGGGCAGCGGCGACCCGCTGGTCATCGTCAGCAACAAGGCGCAGGCCGTGCGGGTGGGCCGCGCGGTCGCGGAGACCGAGGGTGTCGTGCCCACGTCGCTGGGCCTGCCGCCGGGCACGAAACCGTCCTGGGACGGCAAGGTGCTCTTCGAGGCGACGATGAGCTCCCCGGCCGACAGCGAGGCCGCCAAACAGACCGTCGAGCGGGTCCGGGACGCCGTGCACGCGGTGCCGGACGCCGACGCGAAGGTGGGGGGCGGCACGGCGGCGCTGCTGGACGCGGACCGGGCGACCACCCACGACAACATCCTGATCATCCCGCTGGTGCTGGTCGTGGTCCTGCTGATCCTGAGCGTCCTGCTGCGGGCGCTCATCGCGCCGCTGCTGCTGGTCGGGACGGTGATCCTGTCGTTCACCGCCGCCCTCGGCATCAGCGCGCTGGCGTTCCGCCACGTCTTCGACTACGCGGGCGAGGCGACGGACTTCCCGCTGTTCGTCTTCGTCTTCCTCGTGGCCCTGGGCATCGACTACAACATCTTCCTCACCACGCGCATCCGCGAGGAGGCCACCCACCAGGGCACCCGCCCGGGCGTGGTCACGGGCCTCGCCGCGACGGGCGCGGTCATCACCTCGGCCGGTCTGGTCCTCGCGGGCACCTTCGCCGCCCTCGGCACGCTGCCGATGGTCGCCTTCGCCGAGATCGGCTTCACGGTGGCCCTGGGCGTGCTCCTGGACACGTTCATCGTGCGGTCGGTCCTGGTGACGTCCCTGTTCCTGGACGTGGGCCCGGCCGTGTGGTGGCCGAACCGCCTGGAACCGGCGGCGCCCGCGCGCGAGTGA
- the fmt gene encoding methionyl-tRNA formyltransferase encodes MKLVFAGTPEVAVPALDALIASGRHEVAAVVTRPDAQAGRGRRMVASPVAERAAEAGIEVLKPAKPRDPEFLERLREIAPDCCPVVAYGALLPRVALDIPAHGWVNLHFSLLPAWRGAAPVQHAIMAGDEITGASTFLIEEGLDSGPVYGTVTEEIRPTDTSGDLLTRLAFAGAGLLAATMDGIEDGTLKAVPQPADGVSLAPKVNVEDAHVDWTAPSLRVDRVVRGCTPAPGAWTTFRGERLKLVQVQPVPGRDDLAPGELAAGKNNVYVGTGSYAVELLWVQAQGKKPMRAADWARGARIAAGERVGA; translated from the coding sequence ATGAAGCTCGTCTTCGCCGGCACCCCCGAGGTCGCCGTTCCCGCTCTGGACGCTCTGATCGCCTCCGGGCGGCACGAGGTGGCCGCCGTCGTCACCCGGCCCGACGCGCAGGCCGGACGCGGACGGCGGATGGTCGCGAGCCCGGTGGCCGAGCGGGCCGCCGAGGCCGGGATCGAGGTGCTCAAGCCCGCCAAGCCGCGCGATCCGGAGTTCCTGGAGCGGCTGCGGGAGATCGCGCCCGACTGCTGCCCCGTCGTCGCGTACGGCGCCCTGCTGCCGCGCGTCGCCCTCGACATCCCCGCCCACGGCTGGGTCAACCTGCACTTCTCGCTGCTGCCCGCCTGGCGCGGCGCCGCCCCCGTGCAGCACGCCATCATGGCCGGCGACGAGATCACCGGCGCCTCCACCTTCCTCATCGAGGAGGGCCTGGACTCCGGGCCGGTCTACGGGACGGTCACCGAGGAGATCCGGCCCACCGACACCAGCGGCGACCTGCTCACCCGTCTCGCCTTCGCGGGCGCGGGGCTGCTCGCCGCCACCATGGACGGCATCGAGGACGGCACCCTGAAGGCCGTGCCGCAGCCCGCCGACGGCGTCAGCCTCGCCCCCAAGGTCAACGTCGAGGACGCCCACGTCGACTGGACCGCCCCCTCCCTGCGCGTCGACCGGGTCGTGCGCGGGTGCACGCCCGCGCCGGGCGCCTGGACCACGTTCCGCGGCGAGCGCCTGAAGCTTGTCCAGGTGCAGCCGGTGCCGGGCCGGGACGACCTCGCGCCGGGCGAGCTCGCCGCCGGGAAGAACAACGTGTACGTCGGAACCGGCTCGTACGCCGTCGAGCTGCTGTGGGTGCAGGCGCAGGGCAAGAAGCCCATGCGGGCGGCGGACTGGGCGCGCGGCGCGCGTATCGCCGCGGGCGAGCGGGTCGGGGCCTGA